The Plasmodium cynomolgi strain B DNA, scaffold: 0113, whole genome shotgun sequence genome includes the window AGTAATAAGAAGGCTAAATGCAATGAAAACTTCATGAGAATCTTTgacatggaaaaattaaataataagaaaattttatttgattttttaagttattaCGACAgtatatatgaaatattaaGAACCGGAAttggtgaaaataaaaaggaatattgCCAGTATatagattttattttttatatatactcaAATATACACAAAGAATATCaatcaataaaaattaaagcgtacgacaatgaaataaatggttttcagaaaaaattacaagaCTATGATTATACTATTCTTAAAAGTAAGTGCTTTGATAGTTCCCAGAATACCATTTTAAAGCATATAAATGCTTTAACACAAACATTAAATGTAGAACAAAaggaatattcaaaaaaataagtgaacCATATAAGTATGGAAATTTTATAAACGTAAGTAATGATATACCAAAAATacgtaaaaatgtacattatttttttcattaaaattagGTTTATAATACCTTATATGAGTATACTATTTCTACCTaatataatagaaaatatttttggtaaatatttttctatatatcTATAACTTTTCATTTGGGCTTGTAGTATGACTTTATCCGTTATTTACATAACTATAGCTACGAAGCAAAAGAAATTCCCTATAGAAGCAACACAGCTGGTATGTCAGACCTCACATCTTATTGTAGTATGATTAATAAACACCATACAACATACGATCAGGAAGAActtaataatatttgtaaagaatttatattatattttattaatttgtcACAAAATGTTCCTATTgatgtaaattattttgagcATTTGAATTATTGGCTAAACAAAGAAC containing:
- a CDS encoding hypothetical protein (putative) — its product is MNSDIVEKALDLLKHDVDLSKKSKLHLAYEKFNEQKSLTCESEKCSKVKYVLNPDTQFNKKIVDLCCRVENILKNLDTSCSEDDELDHNNCCDYLLYWLYGEIIKGEYNSFSIHWLYDKIQTLLEENNSNSNKKAKCNENFMRIFDMEKLNNKKILFDFLSYYDSIYEILRTGIGENKKEYCQYIDFIFYIYSNIHKEYQSIKIKAYDNEINGFQKKLQDYDYTILKSKCFDSSQNTILKHINALTQTLNVEQKEYSKK